From a single Vibrio sp. BS-M-Sm-2 genomic region:
- a CDS encoding DUF417 family protein: MHVQTYDLKQSNIGYNLGVIGVTLVLAWIGIYKFTPTEAMLIEPLIANHPAMNWLYSLFSVQAVSNMVGGAEIIVAIGLIVGFKKPTVAFYSGIAAAAIFVVTLSFLITTPNAWKVSDGILVTNFFLVKDILFLAIAISVIERNKPQK; this comes from the coding sequence ATGCATGTTCAAACCTATGATTTAAAGCAAAGCAACATTGGATACAACCTAGGCGTGATTGGCGTAACATTAGTGTTAGCTTGGATTGGAATTTACAAGTTTACGCCTACTGAAGCGATGCTTATAGAACCGCTAATCGCAAATCATCCTGCAATGAACTGGCTTTACAGTCTGTTCTCGGTACAAGCTGTGTCTAACATGGTGGGTGGCGCGGAGATCATTGTAGCGATTGGACTGATCGTTGGATTTAAGAAACCGACAGTTGCCTTCTACTCAGGCATTGCAGCAGCGGCTATCTTTGTTGTGACACTCAGCTTCCTGATTACAACGCCAAATGCTTGGAAAGTATCGGATGGCATCTTAGTCACTAACTTCTTCCTAGTGAAAGATATTCTATTTTTGGCGATCGCTATTAGCGTAATCGAACGTAACAAACCTCAGAAGTAA
- a CDS encoding RidA family protein, giving the protein MKIHRINPTKRWSDVTVFNGIASFVEVAEADTTAGIKSQVQQIFGQAEEMMSLVGSDKSRVLSVTIYLTDFANFDALNEVWEAWFPEGCAPSRACVKAELANPELLVEMSFMVAAGEQFQ; this is encoded by the coding sequence GTGAAAATTCATAGAATTAACCCGACCAAGCGTTGGTCAGATGTGACTGTTTTCAACGGTATCGCAAGTTTTGTGGAAGTTGCTGAAGCGGATACAACGGCAGGTATCAAAAGTCAGGTTCAGCAAATTTTTGGTCAAGCTGAAGAAATGATGAGCTTAGTAGGCAGTGACAAATCTCGCGTGTTGTCCGTAACGATTTACCTAACGGATTTCGCTAACTTTGATGCACTAAATGAAGTTTGGGAAGCGTGGTTCCCTGAAGGCTGCGCGCCAAGCCGAGCATGCGTGAAAGCAGAACTTGCTAATCCTGAGCTATTGGTTGAAATGTCATTCATGGTTGCTGCGGGTGAACAGTTTCAATAA
- a CDS encoding BCCT family transporter, with protein sequence MSNLTQVANENINAESTSIDFNKAQSLGEKLELGNPVFWLSGSFLTLFVILAFTNTSVLSELVNIGFSYSTKWFGAFWQVLLLLNFIIGLVLALGRTGHVRLGTLALPEMTTFKWMSIVLCTLLAGGGVFWAAAEPIAHFVSAPPLYGNADPQAMAFNALSQSFMHWGFLAWAILGGLSSIVLMHLHYDKGLPLKPRTLLYPVLGDKAISSWVGNVVDACSIVAVAAGTIGPIGFLGLQISYALSELFGISDTFATQSVVIIFAIAMYTLSALSGVNKGIQLVSRYNIILSVCLIGYILLVGPTSFIVDGYLQGMGEMVDNFIPMALYRQDTAWLGGWTVFFWGWFLGYGPMMAIFIARISRGRTIRQMIVSISIVAPLVTCFWFSIVGGSGLAFELENPGVISNAFEGFNLPAVLLAITAQLPFPTLIAILFLILTTTFIVTTGDSMTYTISVVMTGTTEPNAAVRTFWGIIMGAVAIALISMGSGGISALQSFIVITAVPVSFILLPCLWHAPKIAKQMARDQGLV encoded by the coding sequence ATGTCCAACTTGACGCAAGTCGCCAACGAAAACATCAACGCAGAATCTACTTCTATCGATTTCAATAAAGCTCAATCTTTGGGTGAAAAACTGGAACTCGGAAACCCAGTCTTTTGGCTTAGTGGCAGTTTTTTAACCCTCTTTGTCATCCTCGCTTTCACCAACACCTCCGTGTTGTCCGAACTTGTTAACATCGGCTTTAGTTATTCAACTAAGTGGTTCGGTGCTTTCTGGCAAGTCCTACTACTTCTCAACTTCATTATCGGTTTAGTGCTTGCACTAGGTCGTACAGGCCATGTTCGCTTAGGAACACTTGCCCTACCAGAAATGACCACCTTTAAATGGATGTCTATCGTCCTATGTACGCTGCTAGCGGGTGGCGGTGTATTCTGGGCAGCTGCAGAGCCTATTGCTCACTTCGTTTCAGCTCCGCCACTGTATGGCAACGCAGATCCTCAAGCGATGGCATTCAACGCCCTGTCACAATCTTTCATGCACTGGGGTTTCCTTGCATGGGCAATCTTAGGTGGTTTATCTTCCATCGTGTTAATGCACCTGCATTACGACAAAGGCCTTCCTCTTAAGCCCCGTACTCTGCTTTACCCAGTACTTGGCGACAAAGCGATTAGCAGCTGGGTTGGCAATGTAGTCGATGCATGTAGTATTGTGGCAGTTGCTGCAGGTACTATCGGCCCGATTGGTTTCCTTGGCCTACAAATCAGCTACGCGCTGAGCGAACTGTTTGGCATTTCAGATACATTCGCAACGCAAAGTGTTGTTATTATCTTTGCTATCGCTATGTACACGCTTTCTGCTTTGAGCGGCGTGAACAAAGGTATCCAACTGGTAAGCCGTTACAACATCATCTTGTCTGTGTGTCTAATCGGCTACATCCTTCTTGTTGGCCCAACGAGCTTCATTGTTGATGGCTACCTGCAAGGTATGGGTGAAATGGTTGATAACTTCATCCCAATGGCACTATACCGCCAAGATACAGCGTGGCTAGGTGGCTGGACTGTGTTCTTCTGGGGTTGGTTCTTAGGTTATGGTCCAATGATGGCTATCTTCATTGCTCGCATCTCACGCGGCCGTACTATTCGCCAAATGATCGTTTCTATCAGCATCGTTGCACCGCTTGTAACGTGTTTCTGGTTCAGCATCGTTGGTGGCAGTGGTTTAGCGTTTGAACTAGAGAACCCAGGTGTCATTTCTAACGCGTTCGAAGGCTTTAACCTTCCAGCGGTGCTACTGGCCATTACCGCTCAACTGCCGTTCCCGACTTTGATTGCGATTCTGTTCCTGATCCTAACGACCACGTTCATCGTGACAACAGGTGACTCGATGACTTACACCATCAGTGTAGTAATGACAGGCACGACAGAGCCGAACGCAGCGGTACGTACTTTCTGGGGTATCATTATGGGTGCGGTAGCTATTGCACTTATCTCGATGGGCTCAGGCGGCATCTCCGCTCTACAGTCGTTCATTGTGATCACAGCCGTTCCGGTTTCGTTCATCTTGCTGCCGTGTCTATGGCACGCACCGAAGATCGCGAAGCAAATGGCAAGAGACCAAGGTCTCGTTTAA
- a CDS encoding chitinase C-terminal domain-containing protein, whose amino-acid sequence MHLNQGRVAKKVFTLSTLTASCLMAFNSYAAVDCSTLETWDSATVYTGGDQVSHDGSAYTANYWNQNNNPSQFEGDYAQWKKVDVCSGDGGGGTPNEVPTASLTAPSASDVITEGDNIVLSATALDADGSVASVEFFVDGVSVAVVTAAPFEATWSATSGNHQISVVATDNEGAASVTSAVSVSVDSAQPGNEAPTVSVALSATSVDVGGVVTFTATAADSDGTVDKVDFYVAGALVGTAATSPYTLDYTTTQAGSLAVYARATDDQGATADSALASLAVNGAPTVNTCRPDGLYQTQGVDVPYCTIYDDEGREKMGADHPRRVIGYFTSWRAGDDPQAAYLVNDIPWEQLTHINYAFVSIGSDGKVNVGDVNDPNNAAVGKEWPGVEVDPALGFKGHFGALATAKKKHGVKTLISIGGWAETGGHFATDGSRVADGGFYTMTTNADGSINHQGIETFATSAVEMLRKYQFDGLDIDYEYPTSMAGAGNPYDKDFMEPRRQYLWASYQVLMKVLREKLDAASAQDGNHYMLTIAAPSSGYLLRGMETFDVTKYLDYVNIMSYDLHGAWNDHVGHNAALFDTGKDSELAQWNVYGTAAYGGIGYLNTDWAYHYFRGSMPAGRINIGVPYYTRGWQGVTGGENGLWGRAALPNQSECAAGTGEGEKNNCGHGAIGIDNMWHDTDPKGNEMGAGSNPMWHAKNLEKGIWGSYAEAYKLDPMNDPSDVLTGTYTRNYDSVAVAPWLWNAEKGVFLSTEDKQSIDVKADYVIDKEIGGIMFWELAGDYNCYVLDANGNRTSIDTTEQACNSGNGEFHMGNTMTKAIYDKFKSATPYGNKVATGATPTEALDIAVSVGGFKVGDQNYPINPKITFTNNTGQALPGGTEFQFDIPVSAPDNAKDQSGGGLSVIASGHTRADNIGGLDGTMHRVAFTLPAWEDLPAGGVYELDMVYYLPISGPANYAVSVNGVDYAFSFEQPDLPLGDISSGGGNPGDGGTNPGTCDTAGLTVYPDLPQKDWAGNPSHANTGDQVVHNGSIYQANWWTSSEPGSDGSWTKLCS is encoded by the coding sequence ATGCACCTAAATCAAGGAAGAGTGGCTAAGAAGGTTTTTACACTCAGTACGCTCACCGCATCATGCTTAATGGCGTTCAACAGCTATGCGGCTGTGGATTGCTCAACGTTAGAAACGTGGGATTCTGCCACTGTATACACAGGAGGTGATCAGGTTTCACATGACGGCAGTGCTTATACGGCAAATTACTGGAATCAAAATAACAACCCAAGCCAATTTGAAGGCGACTACGCACAATGGAAGAAAGTCGATGTGTGTAGCGGCGACGGAGGTGGTGGTACGCCAAATGAAGTACCAACAGCTTCATTAACGGCACCCTCTGCTTCTGACGTGATTACTGAAGGCGACAATATTGTATTGAGTGCAACAGCACTAGACGCTGATGGCAGTGTGGCTTCGGTTGAGTTCTTTGTTGATGGCGTATCTGTTGCGGTAGTCACAGCGGCACCTTTCGAAGCGACTTGGTCTGCAACGTCTGGTAACCATCAGATTTCAGTTGTTGCAACGGACAATGAAGGCGCAGCAAGTGTTACAAGTGCGGTTTCTGTTTCTGTTGACTCAGCACAACCAGGTAATGAAGCACCGACAGTTTCGGTAGCCCTTTCAGCGACGTCTGTAGATGTTGGTGGTGTAGTCACCTTTACCGCAACAGCAGCAGACAGTGATGGCACAGTTGATAAGGTTGATTTCTACGTGGCTGGTGCTCTTGTTGGCACAGCTGCAACTAGCCCGTACACGTTAGATTACACAACAACTCAAGCAGGTTCTTTAGCGGTTTACGCGAGAGCAACAGACGACCAAGGTGCGACGGCAGATTCAGCATTGGCTTCTTTGGCTGTGAATGGCGCTCCAACAGTGAACACATGTCGCCCTGATGGCTTATACCAAACTCAAGGTGTCGATGTTCCTTACTGTACGATTTACGATGATGAAGGTCGTGAGAAAATGGGCGCGGATCATCCACGTCGTGTCATTGGTTACTTCACAAGTTGGCGTGCTGGGGATGACCCACAAGCTGCTTACTTAGTCAATGATATTCCTTGGGAACAACTGACACATATTAACTACGCGTTCGTGAGCATCGGTTCAGACGGTAAAGTAAACGTTGGTGATGTGAACGATCCGAACAACGCAGCGGTTGGTAAAGAGTGGCCGGGCGTGGAAGTTGACCCTGCATTAGGCTTCAAAGGTCATTTCGGTGCATTAGCGACAGCGAAGAAAAAACATGGAGTGAAAACGCTAATCTCAATCGGTGGTTGGGCGGAAACCGGTGGTCACTTCGCGACCGATGGCAGCCGAGTTGCTGACGGTGGTTTCTACACCATGACGACAAATGCTGATGGTTCTATCAACCATCAAGGTATCGAAACCTTCGCGACTTCAGCGGTTGAAATGCTTCGTAAATACCAGTTCGATGGTCTAGATATCGATTACGAATACCCAACCTCAATGGCAGGCGCTGGTAACCCATACGACAAAGATTTCATGGAACCACGTCGTCAGTACCTATGGGCTTCGTACCAAGTGTTGATGAAAGTGCTACGTGAGAAGCTCGATGCTGCGTCTGCGCAAGATGGCAATCACTACATGTTAACGATCGCAGCGCCTTCTTCTGGCTACCTATTGCGCGGTATGGAAACATTTGATGTAACCAAGTATCTCGATTACGTGAACATCATGTCTTACGATCTTCACGGTGCGTGGAACGATCACGTTGGTCATAACGCTGCCTTGTTTGATACAGGTAAAGATTCTGAGTTAGCACAGTGGAATGTTTACGGCACTGCGGCTTACGGCGGTATCGGTTATTTGAACACGGATTGGGCTTACCATTACTTCCGTGGTTCAATGCCAGCAGGTCGTATTAACATCGGTGTGCCTTACTACACGCGTGGTTGGCAAGGTGTAACTGGTGGCGAAAATGGTCTTTGGGGGCGAGCTGCGCTACCAAATCAATCTGAATGTGCGGCGGGTACAGGCGAAGGCGAGAAGAACAACTGTGGTCATGGCGCTATTGGTATCGACAACATGTGGCACGATACCGATCCGAAAGGCAACGAGATGGGTGCGGGTTCAAACCCAATGTGGCACGCGAAGAACCTAGAAAAAGGAATTTGGGGCTCATATGCAGAAGCTTACAAGCTTGATCCTATGAATGATCCTTCAGATGTTCTAACGGGAACTTACACGCGTAACTACGACAGTGTGGCAGTTGCCCCTTGGCTGTGGAATGCAGAGAAGGGCGTATTCCTTTCAACGGAAGATAAACAGTCTATCGACGTGAAAGCTGACTACGTTATCGACAAAGAGATCGGCGGCATCATGTTCTGGGAACTTGCAGGGGATTACAACTGTTATGTACTCGATGCGAATGGCAACCGAACGTCTATCGATACGACTGAACAAGCGTGTAATAGTGGTAACGGTGAGTTCCATATGGGTAACACCATGACTAAAGCTATCTACGATAAGTTTAAGTCTGCGACGCCATACGGAAACAAAGTAGCGACGGGTGCTACTCCAACAGAAGCATTAGATATCGCGGTATCGGTTGGTGGCTTCAAAGTCGGCGACCAAAACTACCCAATCAATCCTAAGATCACGTTCACAAACAACACTGGTCAAGCACTTCCGGGGGGAACTGAGTTCCAATTCGATATCCCAGTATCAGCACCTGATAACGCGAAAGATCAATCGGGCGGCGGTTTGTCTGTGATTGCTTCGGGTCATACTCGTGCGGATAACATCGGCGGATTAGACGGTACTATGCACCGCGTAGCGTTCACGTTACCTGCATGGGAAGATCTTCCTGCTGGTGGTGTGTATGAGCTAGATATGGTGTATTACTTACCAATTTCAGGCCCTGCAAACTATGCGGTGAGTGTGAATGGCGTCGACTATGCCTTTAGCTTTGAGCAACCGGATCTACCACTAGGTGAT